Within Diabrotica virgifera virgifera chromosome 7, PGI_DIABVI_V3a, the genomic segment TCACAAACAGCAAGATACTTTTCAATTGGCAACCACTACTAACGAAAAAGCATTATTAGCAAGTTATAAAGTTGCTTATCGCGTTGCCAAAACTAGTAATCCGCACACAATTGCTGAAAATCTGATTTTGCCAGCAGCTGTTGAAATGGTACATATAATGATTGGTGAAAAAGAGTCTGCAAAGTTAAAAACAATACCTCTGTCAAATAATACTATCCAAAGAAGAATTAGTGATATGGCAGAAGATATTCAAGCGCAAGTTGTGGAAAATCTTAATAAGTGCACGTACTTCTCTCTTCAAATGGACGAATCCACGGATATATCTAACTGTGCCCAATTTATTACGTTTGTAAGATATGATACAAATAATGGCAttcaagaagatattttattttgttctccattggagaccaataccactggaaaatgtttattcgacagttttgtgaaacgcacaagtaaatatgttattgactggggaaatgtattgctatatgcacagatggcgctaaagctatgacaggacatcaatctggtcttgtcgtcagattacaagaaataatgcctaatgccacatggagacattgttttttacatcaaGAAGCTCTGGTGTCAAAAGCTTTACCTCCTGAAATGGACTGTGTTATGAAATCCATCATCAAAGTTGTAAATTCgattaaaggaaaagctttacagacccgtatttttcgaaaaatctgCGAAGACATGGGTGCTATATTTCAAAACCTTCTTTATCACACCGAAGTAAGGTGGCTTTCAAGGGGCAACGTCTTAAAAAGAGTGTTTGACTTAAGAGCAGAGCTTTGAATGTATTTGAAAGATGAGAAGTCCccatatgaaaatcaattttccgatcctatttggcttttgaaactaggtttccttgctgatatattcgaacaattaaatattttgaacagtaatttgcaaggtcgcgacattaatataattacagccacagataaaattaaggggtttataagaaaaatcgatttatggttaacttcacttggcaaaaagcagctcgattcattccagtgcgttcaggaaattatagaaaatgtatgttacagtgctacaaattttgaacaagtttttgcaggcatgcaagttactttgcttaattTAAAAGAACAGCTCTGTGATTATTTCCCCGAAGAAATTCAAAACAGTTACGACAGTTGCAGATGGATACTGAATCCGTTTTTAGCCGATTCCTTTCAACATGCTGAAATACCAATAAACATGAAAGAACAACTTATTGAAATATCAAGTGATGGAATGTTGAAGCTCCAATTTTTTCCCAGAACCCGGAAGAATTTTGGACCAAAAAGATGCAGGAATAGCCTCAGTTGGCGAATGAAGTTGTAAAATGTTTGGTTCCATTTGTAACATCATATTTATGTGAGTTAAGTTTCTCGTCTCTGACTGCCATTAAAACAAAAGTGAGAAATCGTCTCGTACTTGAAAACGATATAATTGTGTGTGTCTCAAATACACAGCCTAGATTTGAAAGACTAGTTTCAAAATAACAGGCGCATGGGTCTCATTAACATTGTaatatttgactttatttttttcttttacttttaaggacttttaatatttagttttatgtttcgtttgataattaattgttaacttttatttacggctttattaaaataaaaatacatgatttaacaaagtagtgtttttgtcttattttggaaATTTTCGGCGACCCCCCTAGTACCTCAGGTCGCGACCCCCCAGGAGGTCGCGACCCACACTTTGGGAAACACTGTTCTAGAGGTATACTACACTTGGTACTAATGACCCCGAAAacgaaattaccaaaaaaatagaGCACTATGTTCAAATAATTTGAGAGGTAAAAAGTGCCATGTAAACTTGGGTGTTTTTACCTCACAGTTACTGAGTGTTGATCGCAAACAACAATATGTTGACTTAGTGCACTGAGCACCTAGCGGCAAACGGGTCATAGGTAActattctattctttttctatatttacctggttgtttttataaaaatcatgGTTATTAATACATTGTAATAAACAAGCAACGGCTATTGTGTACATTCTCTTAAAAAATGGTGATTCTATTTCCAATAATATTATTCTAATTTTAcatatagtttcaaaagttatgcatcatttaaaattatgctaaattaaaaaaaaaatacataaaagaaacagaaataacaaccagtattattaaatattattattatgttgagccacaatatgtcagaaacaaattgacaatattgttgttatttctgttttctttcaagagtcaataaatacatattggttcattaataataatgttctatttgtgataaaatatataaaattaaatggacaaccaaacaatattataccttgtgtctggtacatacataaaatctatttagtattacaatggtattacctcataataaccatttttttaaatcttttatagtgcgttAAACATTTGGCCAGAGACTGTATATGTACTACGGAAAAAACAGAATCTGTTCAGATTGTTATCAAATGTTAGCGTTTAGTGAAGCGTTTCAAAGAATTCTTCAACTtacttttatttgtttataatacAGCTTCATAATTTTATAAGACTTTACTTTTCGGCAAACTTTTGTAAATTTAAACCAGATTTTTCACTTTTTCAgctattataatatttttattatgtttcttagcgacaaaggtttctTATTTTACGACATCCTTTCTTCGTGTTCGCCGACACCAACCCTTATGCAGGTtatttttaatctaattttaGATAAATACGAAGTAATAAAATATATTGGGAATTTCGCAATACTGGGTATTATCAACAAGTACccatacaaaaatattttggccGATAGTAACTGGTAAATTTCTATAAAAtgggttttaaaaataatgacattatttggCCGCGTCCCTATTATATaaatggccgttagtacaggttgccgattttgacaggtggctgttaacacaggttttaatataatacaatttaactaaaatgAAAATTTGTTTCATGAGAAGTACCTAGCTATTTTCATGAGAAGTACCTAGCTATTTTTTTGCGCTTAAATACCtttaaattcaataaatattttataagtttAGATCAAACCTATTAGAGGTAAACTGCACTATGTCACTGTAAATTAccattaattacagtaattaaggCAAATTTTAACGTTTCATTAGTTGGATTGTtcaaactagttatatgttatgattaaaatacgATCGCATTGTCTTTCAGAGCAAAagatacctaattatgggatatagaagatttttaaaacattcagaggtaaactacactgtcactgtaaattaccattaattacagtaattagggcaaattttaccgttttattagttggattgtaTAAActagttttatgttataattaaaatatgatcacattTTCTTTCAGAGCGAAAGATACCTAATTATGggaaatataaattttttaaaatattcaaacggCCCTActgaaaagttgcttaaactgacatagtgcagtttacctccgaggtccagatatattttttgatattcagTACAATTATATCTCACTTAGAACCCAAATCACGTAACTACTAATTATAAGAAAAATCCAGATCCTGATTAACAAAAGACATAAATTCATCGTGACCTTGAAATAGCACCATGTACatcgaaattttcaaaatccgtttgcatatttAAGAAGAGCACAAAAAACTCACTTTAATGGTCCGATCAATTTTTTGACCAGACAATTGAATGagtttaattttgaaataatattgaaattttttagagctcagattaaaaagcaggtataattaatttttaataaaaaaaatattcaagttaatgaataaatataaattttaattaaattatcaatACTTATTTAGTACCTAGGAACGGCCCACTtagtaataacaaaaaaatacaggTCCGGAAAACAAAagaatacaaagtaattgtgacctagAAACAACACTCTGTATATGGAAATTTTCATATCCacttgcacatttgaaaagaacACATGAAACTAAGTTTGTAGGTTAGCTTCAATTTTTTGAGAAACTTTTTCACCATTCGAGTATATCCGTTCCTCACCATTTCCCACCGTTTTCCcacgaaacaccctgtataatgtccataattttataatttttagaaaCAAGTTAGTATACAACCACAAAGTTGAAGGAACATATATCAAACTTCGTATTCCCGAAGAAAACTTTCTTGAGAATCTTATTAACTGTTATCAAGTAAGTATAGCTATACTGATTTACTGTTATTCTCTATATTGTAGGGATGGCGTtcttgacaaaacaccggttttttcacctacggtttaacctggcgcgCGGTTATAACCGGACAAAAACTGGTTATTCCAAagccggttttcggttttttagtCAATAGCCAATACCCAATAGGGTATTgagctttagtttgcgatactctaTTCTAATCGATGTCAATCCATATCAGTATAGAAATCGGTCATCAATGTTGTCAAATCGGTTTCggtcagcttaaaatttctcattcGTGCATGTGGaagtaaaaattttcccattttttttctgaattcattattttttccacttatccggtttttaccggttattactttaaaatgaaataaccggttataaccgggataaaaaaaacaaccggtaaaaccgattattgcgtagtaaaaaaaacggttttaggttataaccggtaggctTTTCCCATCCCTACTATATTGTATGAGGCTGTACATTTCTACATAAAGCTTcatattttatatattaatatccatataatatgtagtataatGAGTATTCTAGTATTTCTACCTTAATATTTTGTCTGAAAGCTTGTTTTGTATCTTGATTTATTTCTAATATAATATAGCCCTTTTTTTAAGTAAGTACATACCAGGGGGTTTAAAGTCAATTTTTAAATTAGCTAATTTTTGAATCAATAACTGGAAGCATTTATCAAACATAAAGATGTATGAAAAACATATAATACCTTGAGAAAAATATCGGTTTGAATgtgaatacatttttattatGAATTACAgattatttaatttataaaaatgtgTTTGAAAATATActaattaggggagtgcatttagattgtCACCtcggaaaaaatcaaataagataaaactttttgtaatttcattaagaaatgtttaataaacaacatatcaaaaagttctactcgagaactgggtgcttcattttttattaaacaaatgaacagcgaaattagatgtttttttaaataactccaaaaatataatttttagaaaaaaactgacatgaccattgaaaaattcagaaaattttacaaaaaaaccttatataaagatttttctaaaattaaatctctagcttctgtaattttttatttataacgctaaagtcacccttctcacacacattggcgcactgtaaactagcgttggaagaattgcacggttgagtttttttaatgtaattctttaactaatggatcaaaacaaattttacaaattggacatgaaagaggATATAAGCTCTCTTATGGTtgtaatataaagaaaaaaaatgtatggacataagtacggtgtgggcggaaaataagccttacatgaattttgtttaaaaatgatttaaaaatgtgtaactaatacaattttacttataaaactctcaaatttgcacaacttacctctcaatcatcttactaaacgatgctttattcaaaaaaaaaactcaaaaatttaattcaaataatacgatgtctcaaaaaatgtaatttttgaaaacttcgtaatttcacagaattcccaccactttaagacgatattgctcaagtttgaataaatctaatacaatttttttgatatttttttaaagattggaatgtaatctttaaaaatcattgaattattttagtttaaagtaaagaaacaaattctttttgaaacaactaagaaagataacaaaaatgtaatacaaaaaccggaaattaccagctgaaaaaatgtatatagagagtgatcaaaacttttttctgtaaagcttacctaaaatacatttaacaatAAGCTGCAACAATAATAAaagtttaacaaaaaaaaattttttcagctcttatacagtatgtctgcgtaacttggaacctattgataacttttttaatatcagctttacgaaaaaagttattctgtataaaatactctgcatcgtatataccataagatgcaaccatcaaatatcaaattttgtttaattttgtacgaggtatgttaaaaaatatgaatttcactcaagagtaaattacctttatatttcacaatatcgaaaatttgtataaggaaaagttgtttggaattaaaaactatgtttcaatatgtaattatatcttTCTAATCGAAAATTACTTAAACAAACTTTTAAGGTTAAATCACTCTAGTGACTGTctccaaaacatttttttttattatttcaatattttccaaaatatagcacttttaatgAAAACTCAACCCTTCTACCACAATTTTTGCAGAATAAAAGGGATGTAGAAGTGTAAACTTTTTCTTGTATACtaaatatgtacataatatatactTTCAACTACGtatttgtaaaaattttcattctttctttatttttatttgaggTTTTcgtgtaaaattttgtgttctttAATGGGGCTATATTGTCTTTTAATCTATTTGTAGATCCTGGATTTAACAGGTAGTTCATGTAAACCGCAAATTACAGAAGGAGGATACAGCCATAACTTTATGGAGTTACTTCTTGAAAATGCAAAAGGCGAAATGATGCAATACGAAATTCAAGTTTATACTACTGTTCCAACTACTGAAAACCCAACAACAATGTGGAATGTTTTGTAGATTGTTTAAACTTAACAATAAAAACATAACAataatgtaaaataaataaataaaactctatCTACATTTTTTTTCAAAGAATAATAGCAAACTTAATTTAAACAACATAATCAGATTTCCAGAAAACAACTGCTAACAAAGCCATTGAACTTTCAAGTAAAACCTAGGTTTTGACCCAAAGTGAccgaaagtagaaccggaagtaGTCGTGTagctttgcgtcgattgatatacgatttcactaattttgagtcattttgatCAAACTTCCGATCATGAGTTTTTAACA encodes:
- the LOC114325749 gene encoding uncharacterized protein LOC114325749, producing MFSHIIKSFCSLVVLIALVQQSRADDLEHCDQVGGNKLVYNHKVEGTYIKLRIPEENFLENLINCYQILDLTGSSCKPQITEGGYSHNFMELLLENAKGEMMQYEIQVYTTVPTTENPTTMWNVL